The genomic region CCAGGGATCTTAAAAAGGCATCAAGGCTTGAGGCTAAAGCGTTAATTTCGTCATCGGATTTACAGGAAATGTCAAAGCCCTGAATTTTAAAGCCAATGCCTAGTGATCCATCGGTAAACATCATATAATTTTTAAAAAATTGCCAATAGGGAATTTGATCGATCACTGAAATATATCCTTTTCTTCGTGACAGGAGAAATAGCCTTGAGCCACATAATATCTATAGAGGTGGATTAAATGTCCTTCGGGCTGATTTCGTTTGGTGTAGGTGAGGGTAGCTAATAGTAAAACGGGGAGAACAATACTCGTGGGAATTTCCAAGAAAGTGCCACCAAAAATCATACTCATTAAAGCAAAAAGTCCCACCGACACAAGGAGATCTGAGGCCTCCATGCCCCAGACCTTAAATTTTTGCTCCAAATGTCGATGAATGGTTGATTCAGTTCTCAAAGAAATTAAACTCCCATAATGGATTGAATCCAGCGAATAATAAGTGGAGCAAGACAGCCAATAATGCTTGTCACTAAAATGGTCGTCATCCGAGGCTTTGCTGACTCGTCCCCCGTGGCGGCGAGCATCGCCGCATAGATGAGCCCGATGATCGAGAACGCCGGTAGTACGATTGAAATGAGTTTACTGGTTAAATTATTCACCTTGTTTTCAAAGCCTGATGCCCCAAAGCTTTGCGCTAAAACTATTTCTGGCAGGAATGCGATCATCAAAAGTCCAAAGATAAGTATTAAATTTTTATCTATTTTCAAGTTAGTTCCTTATATAGAGGATTAATGTTTTATATTTTGATCCATAGTTCATAAAAATATTTCCGCGCGTGGTTTCGTTACAATATCCATCTCCGACGCTAACACGTTTTAAAAACTTTCCTTGCTGCGATTTAATGATCTTTTCGATGCGAAAGCGGATATCAGGGCCACTCGCTTCCACAGGTTTAAGGAAATACTGAGCGCCATGGGGTTCTTCTAATATTTTTAAAAAATACTCTCCGTAGTTTTCGTTATAAAAAGCGTGACCAGCGTTAAATGATTT from Bdellovibrionales bacterium harbors:
- a CDS encoding TrbC/VirB2 family protein gives rise to the protein MKIDKNLILIFGLLMIAFLPEIVLAQSFGASGFENKVNNLTSKLISIVLPAFSIIGLIYAAMLAATGDESAKPRMTTILVTSIIGCLAPLIIRWIQSIMGV